A section of the Pseudorasbora parva isolate DD20220531a chromosome 2, ASM2467924v1, whole genome shotgun sequence genome encodes:
- the gngt2a gene encoding guanine nucleotide-binding protein G(I)/G(S)/G(O) subunit gamma-T2a — protein MARDMSDKDILKMELEQLQKEVKNTREPVSKTAKEICEWVETQAAEDPLIKGVPEDKNPFKEKGGCIIT, from the exons ATGGCGCGGGATATGTCCGATAAGGATATCCTGAAAATGGAGCTGGAACAACTTCAGAAGGAAGTTAAAAACACTAGAGAGCCT GTCTCTAAAACCGCAAAGGAGATTTGTGAATGGGTGGAGACCCAAGCCGCAGAAGATCCTCTCATAAAAGGAGTTCCTGAGGACAAAAACCCCTTCAAGGAGAAGGGTGGATGCATAATAACTTAG